In a genomic window of Roseiflexus castenholzii DSM 13941:
- a CDS encoding MFS transporter, producing MNRALAVFVFFGIGYFLSNFFRAANAVISGDLMRDLGLSAADLGLMTSLFYAGFAAVQLPLGVALDRIGPRFAVPALMSMTVVGCLLFATATALPQVAVGRTLIGIGMAGNLMGAVKAFSAWFPPQRVATFTSLMVGIGALGALVAATPLAWLNQQFGWRDVFVGSAGVTLLSAGGIVLGTRNAPAGVLWRATSDVPDAGFAWIFRNPHFWRIAPLNLTLLGTTLAVQTLWAGPYLFDTLRLSPVEAGNLILIISAGVAAGYGSCGALADRFGARRVMTVSTLVFLAAQTPLLLPVPLPTIALAITFFLFGFSGAFSLLTLAQVRELFPPYMGGRAVTAVNLFGFGGATAIQWGMGVIISAFVQNDGGRYPVQAYITAFGMALALNVASLVWYLTPVSSGSEKRARAGGVEG from the coding sequence ATGAATCGCGCGCTCGCCGTTTTTGTCTTTTTTGGCATCGGCTACTTCCTCTCCAATTTCTTTCGCGCCGCTAACGCCGTCATCTCCGGCGATCTGATGCGTGACCTGGGGTTAAGCGCCGCCGATCTCGGCTTGATGACCAGCCTGTTCTACGCTGGCTTCGCTGCGGTGCAGTTGCCGCTCGGTGTTGCGCTTGATCGTATCGGTCCACGCTTCGCTGTGCCCGCCCTGATGTCGATGACGGTCGTCGGATGCCTGTTGTTCGCCACGGCAACGGCGTTGCCGCAGGTCGCCGTGGGGCGCACCCTGATCGGCATTGGCATGGCAGGCAATCTGATGGGTGCAGTCAAGGCATTCAGCGCCTGGTTCCCGCCGCAGCGTGTGGCGACATTCACCAGTCTGATGGTCGGCATTGGAGCGCTGGGGGCGCTGGTGGCGGCGACGCCGCTTGCCTGGCTGAACCAGCAGTTCGGCTGGCGCGACGTCTTTGTGGGTAGCGCTGGTGTGACCCTGCTGAGTGCAGGGGGAATCGTGCTCGGTACGCGCAACGCGCCAGCTGGCGTGCTCTGGCGCGCCACGTCCGATGTGCCCGACGCCGGGTTTGCCTGGATTTTTCGCAACCCGCACTTTTGGCGCATTGCACCCCTCAATCTGACGTTGCTCGGCACAACGCTCGCCGTTCAGACTCTGTGGGCAGGCCCGTATCTCTTCGATACGTTGCGCCTGTCACCAGTTGAAGCCGGCAACCTGATCCTGATCATCAGTGCAGGCGTAGCAGCCGGTTATGGCAGTTGCGGCGCGCTGGCAGACAGATTCGGCGCGCGGCGGGTGATGACGGTGAGTACGCTTGTGTTTCTGGCAGCGCAGACGCCGCTTCTCTTGCCTGTGCCGTTACCGACGATAGCGCTGGCAATCACATTTTTTCTGTTTGGCTTCAGTGGCGCATTCAGCCTGCTGACGCTAGCGCAGGTGCGCGAACTGTTTCCGCCATATATGGGCGGGCGCGCCGTCACCGCTGTCAACCTGTTTGGCTTTGGCGGCGCGACGGCGATCCAGTGGGGCATGGGCGTGATCATCAGCGCATTCGTGCAGAACGATGGTGGTCGTTATCCAGTCCAGGCATACATCACAGCATTTGGAATGGCGCTCGCACTCAATGTCGCTTCGCTCGTCTGGTATCTGACGCCGGTTTCGTCAGGGTCGGAGAAGAGGGCGAGAGCAGGTGGGGTTGAAGGGTGA
- a CDS encoding HAD-IIA family hydrolase encodes MPIPHYNAYIFDLDGTVYLGDALLPGAAEAITRLRAAGSKVVFLSNNPTRTRAQYAAKLTALGIPTMADEVINSSYVMVRWLLAEAPGSRVFVVGEPPLCDELRTAGFDLADDADGVRFVIASFDRTFTYRKLQIAFDAIRAGARFVATNPDRYCPTPTGGEPDAAAMIAAIEACTAHPVEVVVGKPSPIMVQTIAETLRLPPAQCLVVGDRLETDIAMGRAAGMATALTLTGATDRRALAEATIQPDYVIESLGALIE; translated from the coding sequence ATGCCTATCCCTCACTACAACGCCTATATTTTCGACCTCGACGGCACCGTCTACCTTGGCGATGCCCTGTTGCCCGGCGCGGCTGAGGCGATCACGCGCCTGCGCGCCGCCGGATCGAAGGTCGTCTTCCTTTCCAACAACCCGACCCGCACCCGCGCGCAGTACGCCGCGAAGTTAACCGCGCTCGGCATTCCGACCATGGCAGACGAGGTCATCAACTCATCGTATGTGATGGTGCGCTGGTTGCTGGCGGAAGCGCCAGGGAGTCGGGTGTTCGTTGTGGGCGAACCACCCCTCTGCGACGAACTGCGCACCGCCGGGTTCGACCTCGCCGATGATGCCGATGGCGTCCGATTTGTGATCGCCTCGTTTGACCGCACCTTCACCTACCGCAAGTTGCAGATCGCCTTCGACGCCATCCGCGCCGGGGCGCGCTTCGTCGCCACTAATCCCGACCGCTACTGCCCGACTCCCACTGGCGGCGAACCGGACGCAGCGGCGATGATTGCGGCTATTGAGGCGTGTACTGCTCACCCGGTCGAAGTCGTTGTCGGCAAGCCATCGCCGATCATGGTGCAGACGATCGCCGAAACGCTGCGTTTGCCGCCAGCACAGTGCCTGGTCGTCGGCGACCGGCTGGAGACCGACATTGCGATGGGGCGCGCCGCAGGCATGGCGACCGCGCTGACGCTCACCGGCGCAACCGACCGCCGCGCGCTGGCGGAGGCGACCATCCAGCCGGATTATGTCATCGAGTCCCTTGGCGCACTGATTGAGTGA
- a CDS encoding glycosyltransferase yields the protein MHILHIYKDYPPVFGGIERYVRDLAEGLVARGHRVTVLITNTRRCTSIERPLPGLMIVRAARMAHLASTPLSPAMIALARGIHADVVHLQFPYPPGDLAAMAAPGSPPLVISYHSDIVRQKTLLRLYRPLLALTLRRAARIIASSPGYITSSPFLRAHAAKCEVVPIGIDVTRFSPGDRRANAVPRLLFVGRLRYYKGLHILIEALRMVEGVELWIAGNGPERARLERQVAGAGLNQRVRFLGDVADEDLPAIYRHADIFVLPSHLRAEAFGIVLVEALASGLPCISTALGTGTDFVNMHEETGLVVPPGDAAALADAIRRLRDDPALRAKYGEAGVHRARALFSRERMLDAVERVYYWALP from the coding sequence GTGCATATTCTGCACATCTACAAAGACTACCCGCCGGTTTTCGGCGGCATCGAGAGGTATGTGCGCGACCTCGCAGAAGGTCTGGTTGCGCGCGGTCATCGGGTGACGGTGCTGATCACCAATACCAGACGCTGCACCTCTATCGAACGACCATTGCCCGGATTGATGATTGTGCGCGCGGCGCGGATGGCGCATCTGGCATCGACGCCGCTCAGCCCGGCAATGATCGCGCTGGCGCGTGGGATTCACGCCGACGTGGTTCATTTGCAGTTTCCCTACCCGCCTGGCGACCTGGCGGCAATGGCAGCGCCCGGGTCGCCGCCGCTCGTCATTTCGTACCACAGCGACATCGTGCGCCAGAAAACGCTTTTGCGCCTCTACCGACCGCTGCTAGCGCTGACATTGCGCCGCGCAGCGCGGATCATCGCATCCAGTCCCGGATATATCACCTCGTCGCCGTTTCTTCGCGCACACGCCGCAAAGTGTGAGGTCGTGCCGATCGGCATCGATGTGACGCGCTTCTCTCCAGGCGACCGACGCGCCAATGCCGTGCCGCGCCTGCTCTTCGTCGGACGGCTGCGCTACTACAAAGGGCTGCACATTCTGATCGAGGCGCTGCGCATGGTCGAGGGAGTCGAACTCTGGATCGCCGGGAATGGACCGGAGAGGGCGCGACTGGAGCGACAGGTGGCCGGCGCTGGATTGAATCAGCGGGTGCGCTTCCTCGGCGACGTGGCAGATGAGGACCTGCCTGCGATCTACCGGCATGCGGATATTTTTGTGCTGCCATCACACCTGCGCGCTGAAGCATTCGGCATTGTGCTGGTCGAGGCGCTGGCAAGCGGGTTGCCGTGCATCAGTACCGCGCTCGGAACCGGAACCGATTTTGTCAATATGCACGAAGAGACCGGTCTGGTCGTGCCGCCAGGAGACGCCGCAGCGCTGGCGGATGCTATCCGTCGCCTGCGGGACGACCCGGCGCTGCGGGCGAAGTATGGCGAAGCGGGCGTTCATCGCGCGCGGGCGCTCTTCTCACGCGAACGGATGCTGGACGCCGTAGAGCGAGTCTATTATTGGGCGTTGCCATAA
- a CDS encoding M20/M25/M40 family metallo-hydrolase, translated as MDRFDAHIEENKGRYFDELCALLRQPSIAAQGIGIEETATLVTQRLERLGAQVQVFHMPGAAPVVYGSIGHGNRTLLIYDHYDVQPPEPLDLWHSPPFEPMLRDGKLYARGVADNKGNLMLRIQAIESWLAAYGALPCRVNFLIEGEEEIGSINLEAFCQSHPDLLRADGCLWETGGVNALEQPTIMCGAKGICYVELVVRGASHDLHSANATMVPNPAWRLTWALATLKAPDERVLIPGFYDWVRPPSAADMAALERIPLDDEELLADFGIPQFLGGLRGIERLKAHLFNPTCTICGLISGYTGEGSKTVLPSEARAKIDFRLVPDMDPADVVAALRRHLDAHGFDDIAIIEYGHEKPGRSDPDSHVVQAMATAIRATYHMDPIIYPTMAGTGPVYPVCTAAGTPMTTGCGTGYQGSLVHAPNENIRLDDYWTAMRCMGAFLQAFAA; from the coding sequence ATGGATCGTTTCGATGCGCACATTGAGGAAAACAAGGGGCGCTACTTCGACGAACTTTGTGCGCTGTTGCGTCAGCCGTCGATTGCGGCGCAGGGAATCGGCATTGAAGAGACGGCGACGCTGGTCACACAGCGTCTCGAGCGACTCGGTGCGCAGGTGCAGGTTTTTCACATGCCTGGCGCTGCGCCAGTAGTGTACGGCAGCATTGGTCACGGCAATCGCACACTGCTGATCTACGACCACTACGACGTTCAACCGCCAGAACCGCTCGATCTCTGGCATTCGCCACCATTCGAACCGATGCTGCGCGACGGTAAACTATATGCGCGCGGCGTCGCCGACAACAAAGGCAACCTGATGCTGCGCATCCAGGCAATCGAGTCGTGGCTGGCGGCGTATGGCGCCCTTCCCTGCCGCGTCAACTTTCTGATCGAAGGGGAAGAAGAGATCGGCTCGATCAACCTCGAAGCCTTCTGTCAGAGCCACCCCGATTTGCTGCGCGCCGACGGGTGTCTGTGGGAAACCGGCGGCGTGAACGCCCTCGAGCAACCGACGATCATGTGCGGCGCAAAGGGCATCTGCTATGTCGAACTAGTCGTGCGCGGCGCATCGCACGATCTGCACTCCGCCAATGCAACGATGGTCCCCAACCCCGCGTGGCGGCTCACGTGGGCGCTGGCGACGCTCAAAGCACCCGATGAGCGGGTGCTGATCCCCGGTTTCTACGACTGGGTGCGCCCGCCGTCGGCAGCGGACATGGCAGCGCTGGAACGCATTCCGCTCGACGACGAGGAACTGCTGGCGGATTTCGGCATCCCGCAGTTCCTTGGCGGGCTGCGCGGCATCGAGCGTCTAAAGGCGCACCTCTTCAACCCTACCTGCACCATCTGCGGACTGATCTCCGGCTACACCGGCGAAGGTTCGAAGACGGTGCTGCCATCCGAGGCGCGCGCCAAAATCGATTTCCGCCTCGTGCCCGATATGGACCCGGCGGACGTGGTGGCGGCGTTGCGCCGTCATCTTGATGCGCACGGCTTCGACGACATCGCTATTATCGAGTACGGGCACGAAAAACCGGGGCGCTCCGACCCCGACTCGCACGTCGTCCAGGCAATGGCGACGGCAATTCGCGCCACGTACCACATGGACCCAATCATTTACCCGACAATGGCAGGCACCGGTCCGGTCTATCCAGTCTGCACAGCGGCGGGAACGCCGATGACGACGGGGTGCGGCACAGGGTATCAGGGATCGCTGGTCCATGCGCCGAATGAAAACATCCGGCTGGACGACTACTGGACGGCGATGCGCTGTATGGGGGCGTTCCTTCAGGCGTTTGCGGCATAG
- a CDS encoding CehA/McbA family metallohydrolase translates to MYHYPGAIHMHTRFSDGSGSVEDLACAARDAGLRWIIITDHDDLQAKRYEGWLHDVLVIAGHEITPPRNHFLALGIDRVIDKRLPPQEFINQVYDAGGFGIIAHPDERVKNSFKDVYRWDDWGIDGPRDRNGRTVGIELWNLMSDWGEHLTRRNKEVIYFFPRLGISGPTAETLAWWDRLNMAGKRTFGIGGVDAHAFVRKTLWGRVEVFPYRWMFGTLTNYVVLPDRLPLDVAEATRTILNALAAGCSYFVNRLDGDCPALTFYAARGAAYWHPGDTADLRDGPLTFMVDVGCDAQVHLIHDGRILARGARLLRHSVMLPGVYRMEAYRRGMPWLYTNPVYVVGVGREVRGERGGRREVRGGKGGRREGGKARGERGPTMA, encoded by the coding sequence ATGTACCACTACCCTGGCGCCATTCATATGCACACGCGCTTCTCCGATGGCAGCGGCAGTGTCGAAGACCTGGCGTGCGCAGCGCGTGATGCGGGACTGCGCTGGATCATCATTACCGACCACGATGATCTCCAGGCAAAGCGATACGAGGGGTGGCTGCACGACGTGCTGGTGATCGCCGGTCACGAGATCACGCCGCCGCGCAACCATTTTCTGGCGCTTGGTATCGACCGCGTCATCGACAAGCGTCTTCCGCCGCAGGAGTTTATCAATCAGGTCTACGACGCTGGCGGCTTTGGCATCATTGCCCATCCCGACGAGCGGGTGAAGAATAGTTTTAAAGATGTCTACCGCTGGGACGATTGGGGAATCGACGGTCCGCGTGATCGCAATGGACGCACCGTTGGGATCGAACTATGGAACCTGATGAGCGACTGGGGGGAACATCTGACCCGGCGCAACAAAGAGGTGATCTATTTCTTTCCGCGCCTGGGCATCAGCGGTCCGACGGCAGAGACGCTCGCCTGGTGGGACCGGCTCAACATGGCAGGGAAGCGCACTTTTGGCATTGGCGGGGTCGATGCCCATGCATTTGTGCGCAAGACGCTCTGGGGACGGGTCGAGGTCTTTCCCTACCGCTGGATGTTTGGTACGTTGACGAATTATGTGGTTCTGCCAGATCGACTGCCGCTCGATGTTGCCGAGGCAACCCGAACCATCCTCAACGCGCTCGCTGCCGGTTGTTCGTATTTTGTCAACCGACTCGACGGTGATTGCCCGGCGTTGACGTTTTACGCAGCACGCGGAGCAGCATACTGGCATCCGGGCGATACTGCCGATCTGCGCGATGGTCCGCTCACGTTCATGGTTGATGTCGGGTGTGATGCGCAGGTGCATCTGATCCACGATGGACGCATTCTTGCGCGTGGCGCGCGTCTACTGCGCCATTCGGTCATGCTGCCGGGAGTCTACCGCATGGAAGCGTATCGCCGTGGAATGCCGTGGTTGTATACCAACCCGGTGTATGTTGTAGGCGTGGGGCGAGAGGTGAGAGGCGAGAGGGGGGGAAGGCGAGAGGTGAGAGGGGGGAAGGGGGGAAGGCGAGAGGGGGGGAAGGCGAGAGGCGAGAGGGGTCCGACAATGGCGTAG
- a CDS encoding phosphoribosylaminoimidazolesuccinocarboxamide synthase, producing the protein MNLGEKLTEGKTKIVYAHPNDPTLAIIIHKDGISAGDGARRHIIPGKGALSGRTTANVFTMLNHAGVATHFVAAPEPTVMIVRRCVMIPLEVVNRRIATGSYIRRHPDVAEGTRFDPPLLEFFLKDDARHDPQISPEEIVAQGIASADEVEQLASESRRVFLLIEEAWAAQDIVLCDLKIEFGRDASGALVVADVIDNDSWRIWPGGMKERMLDKQVYRNMPVVTDDGLEQVRRLYEEVAHRTDAWVNR; encoded by the coding sequence ATGAATCTGGGAGAGAAACTCACTGAGGGCAAGACCAAAATAGTCTATGCCCATCCCAACGATCCGACTCTGGCAATCATCATCCACAAGGATGGGATCAGCGCTGGCGACGGTGCGCGGCGTCATATCATTCCGGGGAAGGGAGCGTTGAGCGGGCGCACAACCGCCAACGTCTTCACAATGCTCAACCATGCCGGCGTCGCCACCCATTTCGTCGCTGCGCCAGAACCGACGGTTATGATTGTGCGTCGCTGTGTCATGATCCCGCTCGAAGTGGTGAATCGGCGGATCGCCACCGGCTCATACATCCGGCGTCATCCCGATGTCGCTGAAGGAACCCGGTTCGACCCGCCGTTGCTCGAGTTCTTTCTGAAAGACGATGCACGGCACGATCCCCAGATCTCGCCTGAGGAGATCGTGGCTCAGGGGATCGCCAGTGCCGACGAGGTGGAACAGCTGGCCTCCGAGTCACGGCGTGTCTTTCTACTGATCGAGGAAGCATGGGCAGCGCAGGATATCGTGCTGTGCGACTTGAAGATCGAATTCGGACGCGACGCTTCAGGCGCACTGGTGGTCGCTGATGTGATCGACAATGACTCGTGGCGCATCTGGCCCGGCGGGATGAAAGAGCGTATGCTCGATAAGCAGGTCTACCGCAATATGCCGGTTGTGACCGACGATGGGTTGGAACAGGTGCGCCGATTGTATGAAGAAGTGGCGCATCGTACCGATGCATGGGTCAATCGCTGA
- the purM gene encoding phosphoribosylformylglycinamidine cyclo-ligase has protein sequence MTTYRDAGVDIEAAARAKQLMAGAVHSTYSPAVLAGIGAFGGCFDLRTALGEALGDAVLVASTDSVGTKTLVAAALGRYETLGYDLVNHCVNDILVQGARPLFLLDYLAVDRLNPQRAATLVASVATACRAAGCVLLGGETAQMPDVYRDGAFELAGTIVGVVQRERMLPQNVAIGDVILALPSSGLHTNGYSLARRALGPDSAFGYDATPAELGGRSVGEALLEPHRSYLSAFEQLAAAEIPVHALAHITGGGVYENLPRVLPEGYGAVIRRGTWDVPPICALVVHAAGLDEHEAYRTLNMGLGMLVIVPSEAADAALRTVHEARLVGEVIAGEGVHLIA, from the coding sequence ATGACCACATACCGCGATGCGGGCGTCGATATTGAGGCTGCGGCGCGCGCCAAACAGTTGATGGCGGGAGCCGTGCACAGCACCTATTCCCCCGCAGTGCTGGCGGGCATAGGCGCCTTTGGCGGATGCTTCGATCTGCGCACCGCTCTGGGAGAAGCGCTCGGCGATGCCGTGCTGGTCGCTTCTACCGATAGCGTCGGCACGAAGACACTGGTTGCTGCGGCGCTCGGTCGCTACGAAACACTCGGCTACGATCTGGTCAACCACTGCGTCAACGATATTCTGGTGCAGGGCGCACGACCACTGTTCCTGCTCGATTATCTGGCGGTCGACCGGCTCAATCCGCAGCGTGCTGCGACACTGGTAGCGAGTGTCGCAACCGCGTGTCGCGCGGCCGGATGCGTTCTGCTCGGCGGCGAAACGGCGCAGATGCCCGATGTGTACCGCGACGGCGCCTTCGAACTAGCGGGAACGATTGTCGGCGTGGTGCAGCGCGAGCGGATGCTGCCGCAAAACGTTGCAATTGGCGACGTTATCCTGGCGCTGCCTTCGAGCGGATTGCACACCAACGGCTATTCCCTGGCGCGGCGAGCGCTTGGACCGGATAGCGCCTTCGGGTATGACGCTACACCCGCCGAATTAGGCGGCAGAAGCGTCGGCGAGGCATTACTCGAACCGCACCGGTCGTATCTTTCCGCGTTCGAGCAGTTGGCAGCAGCGGAGATACCGGTACACGCGCTGGCGCACATCACCGGCGGCGGCGTATATGAAAACCTGCCGCGCGTCCTTCCAGAAGGGTATGGCGCAGTCATCCGGCGCGGCACATGGGATGTCCCGCCGATCTGTGCGCTTGTGGTGCATGCTGCCGGTCTCGATGAGCACGAAGCCTATCGCACACTGAACATGGGTCTCGGCATGCTCGTAATCGTCCCATCCGAAGCCGCCGACGCCGCACTGCGCACCGTCCATGAAGCCCGGCTGGTCGGCGAAGTGATCGCCGGCGAAGGAGTGCATCTGATAGCATAG
- a CDS encoding DUF5990 family protein → MKQVLHMRLICVNPPQDDHQLAEFGLQDRNGNLTPGVALPDGALLFSFDVQADIRRDGSVNLSGRFVHGPSQGRFLYLGLRPPGGAWIRRIKVPLGSITADLVRSAGEGALAATVVGDRAATVHLQRPWHCDTQS, encoded by the coding sequence ATGAAACAAGTGCTGCATATGCGCCTGATCTGTGTGAATCCTCCACAGGACGATCATCAACTGGCTGAATTCGGCTTGCAGGATCGCAACGGCAATCTGACGCCGGGTGTTGCGTTGCCGGATGGCGCGCTGCTGTTTTCTTTCGACGTGCAGGCGGACATTCGACGCGATGGCAGCGTCAATCTCAGTGGGCGTTTCGTGCATGGTCCGTCGCAGGGTCGCTTCCTCTACCTGGGATTGCGACCGCCAGGCGGCGCCTGGATCAGGCGCATCAAGGTGCCGCTCGGATCGATTACCGCTGATCTGGTGAGAAGTGCGGGTGAGGGCGCGCTGGCGGCGACGGTGGTGGGGGATCGTGCTGCGACTGTCCATCTGCAACGACCCTGGCACTGCGACACGCAGTCATGA
- the hypF gene encoding carbamoyltransferase HypF, which translates to MTHAHCNGSDQSQNIRRRLMVRGMVQGVGFRPFVYNLAQRLGLGGFVLNDSDGVTLEIEGPASALDAFEQTLRTSPPPLARIDAIGAEPVASRGETHFRIETSRAATVRNTLISPDVATCDDCLRELFDPADRRFGYPFINCTNCGPRFTIVLDVPYDRAQTTMRVFPMCPACRSEYDDPLDRRFHAQPNACAVCGPSLAFHWWSTEFRPRLPVHASPLDQAAAALAQGAILAIKGLGGYHLACDALDSAAVARLRVRKQREAKPFALMAPDLEAIQRLCSVNPDEEALLESRRRPIVLLDALPNVPVAPSVAPGYATLGIMLPYTPLHHLLLRAYAKEAPGRPAVLVMTSGNLSDEPIAYRDDDAVARLASIADGMLTHNRDIHMRCDDSVARIVAGGVQLLRRSRGYAPEPVTLTLHFPRPLLAVGGHLKNTFCLAKEHDAFLSHHIGDLENLETLTSFREGVRHFARLFDCEPEVVAYDLHPEYLATKEALASDIPLKIGVQHHHAHIASVLAEHGIEDPVIGVAADGTGYGIDGSIWGCEVLIADLREFTRFAHLAYIPLPGGDAAVRQVWRIGATYLQRAFGDAFLDLDIPFVQRIRRQQWTLIARMIERGINAPLTSSLGRLFDAVAAIAGIRDHALYEGQAAIELETVAAQDDRPYPFALLDGAPLRIDALPTIRAIVEDLRAGAPVALVSGRFHSTVAEALAQACERARATGAPAVVALSGGVFQNRRLTELLVARLERTGFRVLLNRRVPPNDGGLCLGQAAVAAAQMQK; encoded by the coding sequence GTGACACACGCACACTGTAATGGTTCTGATCAGAGTCAGAACATCCGTCGTCGCCTGATGGTGCGCGGCATGGTGCAGGGGGTTGGCTTCCGCCCCTTTGTCTACAACCTGGCGCAACGCCTGGGGTTAGGCGGGTTTGTGCTCAACGATAGTGACGGCGTGACACTGGAGATCGAAGGTCCTGCCAGTGCGCTCGACGCCTTCGAGCAGACGTTGCGCACATCGCCGCCGCCGCTGGCGCGGATTGATGCTATCGGCGCTGAACCGGTCGCTTCCCGGGGCGAAACGCACTTCCGCATCGAAACCAGCCGTGCCGCAACTGTGCGCAACACCCTGATCTCGCCCGATGTCGCCACTTGCGACGATTGCCTGCGCGAACTGTTCGACCCTGCCGACCGGCGTTTCGGTTATCCCTTTATCAACTGTACCAACTGCGGTCCGCGTTTCACAATTGTGCTCGATGTGCCGTATGACCGGGCGCAGACAACAATGCGCGTCTTTCCGATGTGCCCGGCATGTCGGTCGGAGTATGACGATCCGCTCGACCGCCGGTTCCATGCGCAACCCAATGCTTGTGCCGTTTGTGGTCCGTCACTGGCGTTTCACTGGTGGTCAACGGAGTTTCGTCCACGCCTTCCAGTTCATGCGTCACCGCTCGATCAGGCAGCGGCAGCGCTGGCGCAGGGGGCGATCCTGGCGATCAAGGGGCTGGGCGGGTACCACCTGGCGTGCGATGCGCTCGACTCTGCCGCAGTTGCGCGGTTGCGCGTCCGCAAGCAACGCGAAGCCAAACCGTTCGCGCTCATGGCGCCGGACCTTGAGGCAATCCAGCGGTTATGCTCTGTCAACCCGGACGAGGAAGCGCTTCTCGAATCGCGCCGCCGTCCGATTGTCCTGCTCGATGCCCTCCCCAACGTGCCGGTGGCGCCGTCGGTTGCGCCGGGATATGCAACGCTGGGCATAATGCTGCCGTATACGCCGCTTCATCATCTCCTTTTGCGCGCATATGCAAAAGAAGCGCCGGGTAGACCGGCGGTATTGGTGATGACGAGCGGCAATCTGAGCGATGAACCGATTGCCTACCGCGACGATGATGCCGTTGCGCGCCTGGCGTCCATCGCTGATGGGATGCTGACCCACAACCGCGACATTCATATGCGCTGCGATGACTCGGTGGCGCGCATCGTGGCGGGCGGGGTGCAACTGCTGCGCCGGTCGCGCGGGTATGCGCCGGAACCAGTGACGCTGACGCTGCACTTTCCCCGACCGCTGCTGGCGGTCGGTGGGCATCTGAAGAATACGTTCTGCCTGGCGAAAGAGCATGATGCTTTCCTCAGCCATCACATCGGCGATCTGGAGAATCTGGAGACGTTAACCTCGTTCCGTGAGGGGGTGCGCCATTTTGCGCGTCTGTTCGACTGCGAGCCAGAAGTGGTGGCGTATGATCTGCATCCCGAATATCTGGCGACGAAAGAAGCGCTGGCGTCGGACATTCCGTTGAAGATCGGCGTACAGCACCACCATGCGCACATCGCCAGCGTCCTGGCGGAGCACGGCATCGAAGATCCGGTCATTGGCGTAGCGGCGGATGGCACAGGGTACGGGATCGATGGCTCTATCTGGGGATGCGAGGTGCTGATCGCCGATCTGCGCGAGTTCACGCGCTTTGCGCACCTGGCATATATCCCGCTGCCTGGTGGCGATGCGGCAGTGCGGCAGGTGTGGCGCATCGGTGCAACGTATCTGCAACGCGCTTTCGGCGATGCGTTCCTCGATCTGGACATCCCGTTCGTGCAACGGATCAGGCGCCAGCAATGGACGTTGATCGCGCGTATGATCGAGCGCGGCATCAATGCGCCGCTCACGTCGAGCCTGGGACGCCTGTTCGACGCCGTCGCCGCCATTGCTGGCATCCGCGACCATGCCCTGTACGAAGGGCAGGCCGCCATTGAACTGGAGACGGTTGCCGCACAGGATGACCGTCCCTATCCGTTTGCTCTGCTGGACGGCGCTCCACTGCGGATTGACGCGCTACCGACCATTCGCGCGATTGTCGAGGATTTGCGGGCGGGCGCGCCGGTCGCGCTGGTGAGTGGACGATTCCATAGCACGGTTGCCGAGGCGCTGGCGCAGGCGTGTGAACGGGCGCGCGCGACCGGCGCGCCCGCAGTTGTGGCATTGAGCGGCGGCGTCTTCCAAAATCGGCGTCTCACCGAACTACTGGTCGCTCGGTTGGAGCGCACTGGCTTCCGGGTGCTACTCAACCGGCGTGTCCCTCCGAACGACGGCGGTCTCTGCCTGGGGCAGGCGGCAGTGGCGGCGGCGCAGATGCAAAAGTAA